Proteins encoded within one genomic window of Pongo abelii isolate AG06213 chromosome 18, NHGRI_mPonAbe1-v2.0_pri, whole genome shotgun sequence:
- the NIP7 gene encoding 60S ribosome subunit biogenesis protein NIP7 homolog, with the protein MRPLTEEETRVMFEKIAKYIGENLQLLVDRPDGTYCFRLHNDRVYYVSEKIMKLAANISGDKLVSLGTCFGKFTKTHKFRLHVTALDYLAPYAKYKVWIKPGAEQSFLYGNHVLKSGLGRITENTSQYQGVVVYSMADIPLGFGVAAKSTQDCRKVDPMAIVVFHQADIGEYVRHEETLT; encoded by the exons ATGCGGCCTTTGACTGAAGAGGAGACCCGTGTCATGTTTGAGAAGATCGCGAAATA CATTGGGGAGAATCTTCAGCTGCTGGTGGACCGGCCCGATGGCACCTACTGTTTCCGTCTGCACAACGACCGGGTGTACTATGTGAG TGAGAAGATTATGAAGCTGGCCGCCAATATTTCCGGGGACAAGCTGGTGTCGCTGGGGACCTGCTTTGGAAAATTCACTAAAACCCACAAGTTTCGGTTGCACGTCACAGCTCTGGATTACCTTGCACCTTATGCCAAG TATAAAGTTTGGATAAAACCTGGTGCAGAGCAGTCCTTCCTCTATGGGAACCATGTGTTGAAATCTGGTCTGGGTCGAATCACTGAAAATACTTCTCAGTaccagggcgtggtggtgtactcCATGGCAGACATCCCTTTG GGTTTTGGGGTGGCAGCAAAATCTACACAAGACTGCAGAAAAGTAGACCCCATGGCGATTGTGGTATTTCATCAAGCAGACATTGGGGAATATGTGCGGCATGAAGAGACGTTGACTTAA